The Onychomys torridus chromosome 4, mOncTor1.1, whole genome shotgun sequence genome includes a window with the following:
- the LOC118583081 gene encoding olfactory receptor 998-like yields MEEKNQTAVPEFLFLGITDNLHQKIFLFIIFFFVYLVTLGGNLGMIMLIWVDPRLHTPMYFFLSHLSFVDVCSSSSIAPKMLCDIFAENKAISFMGCAAQMWFFGLFVATECFLLAAMAYDRYTAICKPLLYTLIMSQNVCVLLVIGPYIIAIVSTMTHTTLTFCLPFCGPYIINHFFCDISPLLSLACTDTQINKLVLFILAGAVGVLSGLIILVSYVCILMAILKIQTANGRRKAFSTCSSHLATVSVLYGTLFFIYVRPNASSSLNINKVISLFYTVVIPMLNPLIYSLRNKEVKNAFSRTLERKHFLTDA; encoded by the coding sequence atggaagaaaagaatcagACCGCAGTGCCTGAGTTTCTCTTCCTTGGAATCACAGATAACCTCCAtcagaaaattttcctttttattatctttttctttgtttatcttGTCACCCTGGGGGGTAACCTGGGCATGATCATGCTCATATGGGTGGACCCCAGGCTGCACACACCTATGTACTTTTTTCTCAGCCATCTGTCCTTTGTAGATGTATGCTCTTCTTCTTCCATAGCTCCCAAGATGTTGTGTGACATCTTTGCAGAGAACAAAGCCATCTCTTTTATGGGCTGTGCTGCTCAGATGTGGTTCTTTGGTCTCTTTGTGGCAACTGAGTGTTTCCTCTTGGCTGCCATGGCATATGATCGGTATACAGCCATCTGTAAGCCCTTGCTGTATACACTCATTATGTCTCAGAATGTCTGTGTGCTTTTGGTTATTGGGCCTTACATTATTGCTATTGTAAGTACAATGACTCACACAACTTTAACCTTTTGCTTACCATTTTGTGGTCCATATATTATCAACCACTTTTTCTGTGATATTTCCCCATTGCTATCTCTAGCATGTACTGATACCCAGATTAATAAGTTGGTGCTTTTTATCTTGGCTGGAGCAGTAGGTGTGCTCAGTGGTCTGATCATCCTGGTCTCCTATGTCTGCATCTTGATGGCCATCTTGAAGATTCAAACAGCCAATGGGAGACGAAAAGCCTTCTCCACTTGTTCCTCTCACTTGGCAACAGTCTCAGTCCTGTATGGGActcttttcttcatctatgttcGACCTAACGCCAGTTCCTCTCTGAATATCAATAAAGTGATCTCCCTATTTTATACTGTGGTGATCCCCATGTTGAATCCTCTCATCTACAGCTTGAGGAACAAAGAGGTGAAAAATGCATTCAGTAGAACATTGGAGAGGAAGCACTTCCTAACAGATGCCTAA